The following DNA comes from Spirulina major PCC 6313.
GGTGGTGGATGCACCGCGATAGCGAGCGAGGAGACCCTGGTGCTGGGTGGTGGTGAGGCCGAATTCGCCCTGGGGTGGTGGGGGAAGTTGGCGCAGGGTGTGGAGGAGTTCGGGGGTGATGGGTGGGCCGAACCAGAGAAAACTACCGATGATCGGCTGTTGGTTGAGGCTGTGGGGGTGGTTGACGGTGTCCATGCCGCCGGGTAGGCCTTGGCGATCGCACCAGATCGGTACGCCATTTTGATACAGTTCCAACTGCGATCGCCACATCCCGCTGAGAAACTGTTCCCCCCGCGCCGTGCGACCAAATCGCGTCATTTCCCAGCCCGCAAAGATGCCCCCCGGTTCAAGGTCTATCCGCATCGTCTGGCGATAGTTCGCACCGTTAAAGGCGATCGCTTCTTGGGGCAACCATTCCAGCACCGCCCCCGCGTTCACCTGGGCGGTAATGCGATGCTCTGCCTCCGGGCCATTGCTGCGGTAGAGTTTCGTGGCGGCGGCGGTGGTGAGGAGGGCGTGACTGTCCGGGGCGAGGGTGATCTGGGTGGAGAGGCGATCGCCCCCGACGATCCCCCCAGCGGTATGGAGCATGACCGTGTGACAACAGCGATCGCCTTCAGGATAGAGCGATCGTTGCACTTTGAGCGGCGCACGATGGTACGAGCGTTGTAAAACCGTTTTGCCTGCGATCGCACCATAGTCAAGCTCTAATTCCCCCTGCCAGCCCCCAGCGTCTACATCGTAAGGGTTTGTTACAATCATCTCCATATCCACTCAAAATTCTTTAAATAGGATTAAATAATCTGGTCACTGCCCCATGTTGCGCGATCTCCTCCCCTTTGTTATCCCCGTCGATACCGTCTTTCTAGCGGGTGCAGCCCTCTGGTCGCTCGCGCTCTACCTGAGTTTAACAACCCTGCGCCACTGGATTGAACACCAACTAACCCGCTGGTTTAACTTCGCCGATCGCTCCCTCTATATGTCCGCGAAAGATTTTGAAGCCTCTCGCCCCGCCCGCGAATCCTTCAACAGCTTATCCGCTGTCCTGATGACCTTAATTCCTTTCCTGGTGGGGGGTGTAGCGTGTCATTGGTTGGTGGAGTTGAGCTTGGGTCAGAGTTGGGGAGTCAGCGGCGGCATCCTCGCCTGTGTTGGCTGTGGCATTTACGAACTCGGACGACGCTCCACGAGTGATCCGAGCTAATCCCTCACCCTCCCTCGTTACTTGGCAGAGCCAAGTAAACACTTTCAGCTTAGATGACTCCTCCTTTTCTTATCCAGAACTCACGTTGATTACTAACCGTTTGATCTGGTGAGAGCTTAGCCCAATTTGGGCATCCCAGCTCATCTCTTACGCCCAATGACTCGACCCACCGCAACAATCCAAGTCAATACAAGCTACACGACTGATCCCATCGGGAAACGGTACGCCCAGAACCTGAAGTCCGCCCTCAATGCCGAATTTCCCGATTGGGACGTGAACGTGGTGCCCGGATCAGCGGATTCAGTTATGCTACCCATTGAGGATATGCAGGAGAATTTTCGGACTGAGTGCCATGTCCGTAAGCTGATGACAGATGCTCTGATGCAAGCGGTCGATGATTGCCAAAACGAGCAGGATAGTCCCTAACACAGGCAGTCTGGATGGACGATCTCTACACAGGTGGCAGAGCCGCAGATTGTCCGTGCCACGGCGGAGCCATGACACGAGATTTGAGATTCAGCATCAATTACTCAGCTTCGAGGGCAGCGATCGCAGTCTTGATCAGGCTATAAAAATGGGGTTTGGTCACATCCACTGGTTTTGCAGCCTCACGACTTTCACCGAGTAAGCCCGTGCGCTGTCCCCGTTGCACCGCTAAAACTTGGCCCTGCTCATTTCTGATCCGGAGTTCATTTTCGGCGTTGGCGAGACTGCATTGATAGGGGCGGTTTTTATAGGTGAAGTGGGCGGCTTTTTTGCGGGGCGTGGGGGGTGGCAGGGCGGCCAGCGTAGGCTGTGGGGTGGTGGGATGGGCGGCGGTGGATGGGGTGGCGCGGAGGCCGGCGAGTTGCAATTGGAGGGTGGTGTTGCCCTGCCAGTGGTTTTCTTCGACGGTGTAGGCCACGTCGAGGGGGCTGGGGAGGGGGAAGTAATCACCCCAACGCCAGGCGATCGCGTCTAAAACCGTTTCACCCTGGGCTAGCTTGAGTTTGAGATGATTGCCTTTGAGGACGCGCTGATCCGCGATCGCCACCTCCGACGACCAAAAGACCGGCGCATTAACCCCCATTCCCCAAGGCTGCAAGCTCTCAATTTGCTGATAAAGCGCGGCGGTGATGTCGCTCAATTGTGCCTCAACATCGACGAAGACACAGGGTTTGAGGTGTTCGGGTTCAAGGTGTTGGTGGGCGAATTCGCTGAGGCGACGTTGGAAGGTGGGGAACTGGTCGAGGTTGACGCTAAAACCCCCGGCGGCTTGGTGGCCGCCATGTTTCAGGAGGCAATCGTCACAAAAATCGAGGGCTTGGGCGACGTGAAATTCCGGAATACTGCGGGCCGAGCCGCGAATCGTCGTGGGGTTTTCTTGGGTGCAGATGAAGACGGGCACGCCGTAGCGTTCCACGAGGCGCGAGGCGACGATGCCAATCACGCCATGGTGCCAATCGGGTTTGTAGACGACGAGGACGCGATCGCGCCGCCAGGGGAGGTCTTGGGTTTCCACCAGTGCCACGGCTTCCTGTTCGATCTGTTCGCAGAGTTGGCGGCGGCGGCGGTTGGTGGTTTCGCATTCCGTGGCCTGGGTGAGGGCGATCGCAGGATCATCGGTGGTGAGCAGTTCGATCACATGGGCTGGGTCGCCAATCCGTCCCACGGCATTAATCCGTGGGCCGAGGCGAAACCCGATCGCATCCGGTCGCATCGGTTTGCGCTTTTCGTCCATCTGCGCCAACTGCATCAGGGCTTGTAAACCCGCTAGGGATGATTGCGGCAGGGTTTTTAAACCCCGTTTGACCCAGCGTCGATTCACGCCGGTGAGGGCGGCTAAGTCTGCGATCGTCCCCAAGGTGCAGAGATCCAACAGCGTCACCGTCAGCCCGCCCAACTGCCCCAAGGCCTGACCCGTGGCCACCGCCAACACATAGGCCACCCCCACCCCGGCTAAGGTGCGATAGGGGGAGGTTTCCGGCAGGAGTTTCGGGTTGAGAATGGCATCCGCTGGGGGGAGTTTCGGGGGTAAATCGTGGTGATCGGTGACGATGACGCTAATGCCAAGATCCACGGCGCGGTGAATCGGGTCATAGGCAGCGATGCCATTATCTACGGTCAAGATTACCCCCACGCCCGCATTGGCGCAGTCTTCAACGATGCGCTCGTTGATGCCGTACCCCTCATCCATCCGGCTCGGAATCGCGTAGGTCACCTCCGCCCCCCAATGGCGCAGGGCGCGGATTAATAACGCGGTGCTGGTCATGCCGTCGGCATCGTAATCGCCACAAATCACGATCGGGTCGTGGTCTGCGATCGCGCCTTGCAAAATCCCGACACTTTTCGCCAAATCGGGGAATTCATCCACCGGAGCCGGCAGGGTCGTCAATTCCGGATCAACGTGCTGCTGTGCTTCCTCTGGGGTCGTAATGCCCCGATTCAGCAACACCTGCACCAAGAGCGGCGAGAGGCCCGTCGCCGCCACTAAAGCGGGAATGCGATCGGGCTGGGACGGGGCAAGCTGCCAACGCTGGTCAGGAAGTTGAGTCATGGAAAGAGGAGAATGTGCCACGCCTGATTTTAGCGAATCCTTTCCCGTAGAAAGTCCATTTGTTTGAGAAAAGCACGTAAAATTAGAACTTGAGGCTAATGAACAGTAGTGATAATGTGCTTTTTGTCTATCTGTGATTTTGACATATATTCTAAAAACTATTTATTCTAAACTAAGGCACAGAAACCATAGGATATATAGATATTGAATTAAGTCAAGATTTCTTGTCAAATAACTTCTTGAAAGAACATTTATGCCAGAAAACTCTAGCTCAAGCAATCAACATAGTTACAGTCGCAGCTTGTCCAATTCAATGCAAAGTAGGTATTCAGACTATGAAAATGAACTTTTTGAACTTCTCTCATTATCAAATAGACACACAGTAAATAGTTACATAAGAATGTCTGAATTGTCTAATTATTTAGACGAATTTAGTCGTCAGAGTAGATGGAACGAGAAGGATGATGCTGAACTCAATGCTCTTATAGTACAGTACACCAGTCTGCGTGAAGAAAGTATGCAAAGTATTAACAACAGAGCGCAAATTTTATTGCTTGGGGTTACAGCAATATCTGCGCTAATTGGTGGTTCTTTGACAATTCAAGATCCACAATCTAGTAGAATTTTGATTTATTCCATATTCTCTGGTGCAATTCCATTAGTTTTTATATTCGTGTTGTTTGTTTGGGCTGGTGAAGCTATGCGTGCTCAGCGTGTCGGCTATTTTCTGACAGCCGAAATGGAAGCTCGAATTAACCGAAAACTTGGACGATTTATCATGAATTGGGAGTCAGCACTCTGGTCAGGGATTTTACCTCGTGATGAGATTTTTGGGCCATCAATGATGTCTCTTGCCGTACTTGGTTTTTTGGCAACGGTATCCCCTTGGCTTGGAATCATTCTATGCGGAAGGCAAAATATTCCATCAATACAAATAATTCTGGCAGTGCTTATCCCTTATCTATTTCTTGCTTTGTCGGCCTTATATATCGTTGCCAATCTAAAGCGCCTCAAAAATAATCCAGTTGTTAGATCAGTATTCTTAAGAGATGTTAGAGAACATAGAAATAATCAAAGTCAACAACGTCGCCACAGCCGTAGAAGTCGGTAAGGTTTCAATTATGGTCAACATCCTACTGCGTTGCTTTGGGGGTCACAATGCCCCGATTCAGCACATTCCAAAATTAGGATCGCCGACCAACTTCACCCGTGCTGTGATTCCTAGCTTGGAAGCGGTCAAGGGTTCCCCCATCTTCCAGAGAGTGCCATGAACGAATTGCAGTCCCAGGGCCACGCGATCAATCGGGTTTCCTTTTTTCGCGAAGCCGCCCCCTACATCCATTCCCATCGCGGCAAAACCTTCGTGGTTGCCTTTGCCGGAGAAGTGATCGCCAGTCCGAAATTTCCCCAAATCATGCAGGATTTAGCGATCATCTCCAGCCTAGGGGCGCGGCTGATCCTCGTCCACGGCACTCGCCCCCAAATTGACGAACGCCTCCACAACACCAACACCCCAGTCCAGATTCACAACGGTATCCGCGTCACAGATCTACCCACTCTCCTCGCTGCCCAAGAAGCGATCGGGTTTTTGCGAATTCGGATTGAAAATCAACTCACCCACATTCTCAATCAGCCCTCCATTTCGAGTCATGGCCTCGGCATCATTTCCGGGAACTTCATCACCGCTCGCCCGATGGGCATTCATGACGGTGTGGATTATCGCTTTACCGGGCTGATTCGCCGCATTAATCATGGCCTGATTCAACAACAGCTTGATGCGAATCATATTGTGTTGCTCTCGCCAATGGGCTATTCCCCCACCGGCGAAGCCTATAACCTCCGCTATGAACATGTGGCGATCGTGGCGGCCAAGGCCCTCACGGCGGATAAATTGATTTTCCTCAGTTATCAACCCCTCAATATGCCGCGTAAGCTCACCCTTGATGAAGCCCAAACCTATGATCATGAATTTATGCTGCCTGCCCTCGAAGCCCTAGATGATGGGGTGGATCGGGTGCATTTAATTGATGCGGAAATGGATGGGGCGTTGTTGTTGGAAATGTACACCCGTGACGGGGTGGGCACGATGATTTCTGAGGATAAGTTTGAACAGTTGCGATCGGCGAATGTTGAAGATATCAGCAGCATTTTAAATCTGATTCGTCCGTTGGAAAATAAAGGCACGTTGGTGAAGCGATCGCGCGAACATTTAGAAATAGAAATTCATAATTTCCATGTGATCACCCGTGATGATCAAGTGATTGCCTGTGCTGCGTTGTACAACACCGATGATGATCAAGTCAGTGAGTTAGCCTGTTTTGTGGTGCATCCTCAATATCGCGGCTCTCAACGGGGCGATAAATTGCTCGACCATATTACCCAACTTGCTCACCAACAGGGCAAAACTAAACTGGTGGCCCTAACCACACACACGACCGATTGGTTTCGGGAACGGGGTTTTATCAAGGGCAGTATTGAAGACCTTCCCCCGAATAAAAAATCCCTATATAACTATCAGCGCAATTCTCAAGTGCTGTTTAAACAGATCACCGAATAAACCCAACAGATCGCAAACCCACCTCCCCCCGGCGGGGTACTTCCCCCCGGAGCGAGCAGCGAGCTAGAAGCTCGCACGACAGAAGCTTCAGACCGGCAGGGATCTATGCGATCGCAGCCAATGTCGGCACATCCACCCAAGCGCGGCGACGGTGGGACTCGTGGGTGAGATCCATCAAGAGTTGAGAATAGACCCCTTCAGCGAGGGAGGGGGCGGCGGGTTTGCCCTGGTCGATGCAGTGGACCCAATGATCGACGACGCGGATGAAGGGGGCGAGGCGGCCATCGCTGAAGGATTGGGGGAAGGCGAGACGTTTGGGGATCTCCTGTTCGGTGAGGGGTTGGCCCGCTGGTGCGCCCCAGAGTTTGAAGCCGTGGACGTAGTCTTTGAGGTTGTCGCTGCCGAGGACGAGGGTGCCGCGATCGCCGTACACTTCCAGCCAATGGCCGCGGCCGTTGTAGGTGACGGAACTAAGGGAGAGTTGCACAGGTGTTCCGTCGGCCAGTTCGAGCAGGATCAACCCGGTATCATCGGCATCGACGGGCTTGAGTTGGTTGCCATCTTTGGGATCGGGGCGTTCCGGGATGGCGCAACTGAGATGACCACAGAGCGATCGCACCGGCCCAAACAACCAATGAATATAGTCAAACGCATGGGAACCAATCGCCCCCAACGCGCCACCGCCTTGATCCTGCCGCGCATACCAATTCCAGGGCCGACTCGGATCAGCCCGACTCACCACCAACCAATCAATCTTAATCAGCCGAGGTTTCCCCACAAACCCATCAGCGAGCAGTTCTGCCAACCGTTGCCAGGCCGGAACAAAGCGAAATTCAAAATCCGCCACGGCAATCACGCCGCGCTCCTGGGCAAGGTGATGGAGTTCTTGGCATTCGGCCACCGTCATCGTCATCGGCTTTTCGAGGAGGATATGTTTCCCCGCCAGAATCGCTTGCTTGGCCATCTCATAATGTAAAAACGGCGGCGTGGAAATCGTCACCGCGTCCAGTTCCGGCAAACTCAGCAGCTTATCGAGGTGATGAAAGGCATGGGGAACGTGGTGCTGATCCGCGATGGCTTTCGCTTTGCCGAGTTCGGGGTTCCAGACTGCGATCGCTTGCGTCTGGGGATGGTGTTGCAATCCCGGCAGATGAATTTTTTGACCAAACCCTGTTCCTAGGACACCAACATTCAGCATAATTCCTCCCAATACTTCTCATGCTTGGCAAAACTGAAGCCTTAGCAATCACGGTATCATGATTAAAAACAGTTAAGTTTCGTAAACACCTCGTTAATCTGTTGTAATTTGGGTGATTTGTTTTGAGCCGATCCACCAGTCCCACCCTTGAAACCCGATGGCACGCCCTCGCCCCCCTGTGGCAAGGTCACTCCCCCGCCATTCACACCGGACTTCCCCACGAGCAACTCGCCCCCGCCTGGCAAATCCTGATGCTCGGCGACGGTTCACCGACGCGCCATCTAACGCTGCTCACCCGCGAAGTGATTGAAGTGGATGTAATCGACATGGCTTCGATTGGAATGGCTCCCGATGACGCACCCGCTCAAATTGAGGTGGTTCCAGGGCCACGGTTACGTCGTCAGGTGTGGCTCCGCACGGCATCGGGGCAACGGTTGGCCTATGCGGTGTCCTGGTGGGATGCGAACCATGTGGATGAGTATCTACAAAATCGCGCCTTGCCAATTTGGGATAATCTCTCGCAACTGCATAGCGAACTCTATCGGGATATTCAGGGGATTTACTACGGCGATTCGGCAGCGTTGGCGGCGGAATTTCAAGAGACAGGGCCATTCTGGGGGCGGCATTATCTGTTTTGGCACAGTGGCCAGCCCTTGACGCTCATTTATGAAGTGTTTTCACCCTATTTACAGCGGTATTTAGGGGCAATGGGGGGCGGGGACTGGTTGCGATCGCACCCCCCCAGCCGATAAACTACAAGATCGTGACTCAACGCCCACAGGAGTAACTATGGCAAAGCGTGTACAAGTTGTTCTCAATCAAGATGTTAAAAAACTCGGCACGAATGGCGATGTCGTTGAAGTAGCCCCCGGTTATGCCCGGAACTACCTCATTCCCCAAGGATTCGCCATTCCCGCCTCCCCTGGCATTCTCAAAATGGTGGCCCAGCGCCGCGAAAAAGAACGGCTACGGTTAATCGAAGTCAAGAACCAAGCCGAAGCCCGGAAAACAGCATTGGCGACGGTGGGACGGCTCCGGATTTACAAGCAAGCTGGGGAAGGCAACGCCATTTTCGGAACCGTCACGAGCCAAGATGTGGCGGATGTGATTCTCGAAAAAGCGGGTCAAGAGATTGATAAGCGCAATCTCACCCTGCCGGAAATCAATCAACTGGGAACGTATCAAGTGGAAGTCAAGCTGCATGCCGAAGTGACCGCGATGGTGGAAATCGAAGTAGCTCCACAATAGGCGATCGCTGTTTTCAACGTGAGGCGCTGAGTCTAAATGTTCGAGTTGCCGGGGAGTTATGGACTCGCCCGGCTTCGTCTGTTGTCTGTCTGCGAATCCCTTAGCAAGTCTATCTTTGTTTTGTCAGATTGGGTTCAAACGCTGATTCTTTTCTGAGCTGTGATCAGAAAAATTCGCTGAAATCTCCCAGAGTGACAGAAGCAAGCTATGCACCTGATTGACGGACAAAAGATTCAGTCAGGGGAGTAAGAAAAAGAGCAAAACTGGAATTCAAGGCGATAAGAGCGTTGCCGATGCTGAGGACGAGAAGCCATAGCCGGTTCAGGGTCAGAATTAGAAAAGAAAGCAACAAGCCGAATCAAGCGCCAGCCCTCAAGGAGAGCAGTACGAATCCACTCAAGACCGATACGAAAATAGCTATTGCCGCGAAACCAATGGGGGTCAACCCAGCGACGCTTGCCCGATTGGACAACCTCAAGACCCTGAGCTGAGACATAGAGAGTCGCCAGAGCCAGAATGAAGCAGAGACGGGAAAGAACACAAACTGAGCGAAGTTGGGAAGATTGGAGGTGCCAACCCCCAGACTGGTCATCGAGAAACGCCTCCTCGATATCAAACCGGAGACCATACTCAGCAAAAGTCTGGAGGTGGGTCGGTTCATCACTGACAACCGCCCAAAACTCGCCATTGACATTGTTGCGACCGAAAATGACATGAACCGGACCATACCATTCACCTTTGTGAAGTTTGACGTTGTGCCAGCAGAGGGCTTCACCGGGTTTGAGATGAAACGCTTTTGGTTGGCTCCAGCCCTTGGCAGAGTGCCAAAGCCAGGTATTGCTTTTGATGCGGATGCGATAATGCCAGCCGAAGGTGCGCACCAGCGTCATAGTCTCCGTCTGCACAAAGCCACGGTCAGCCAGCAGCACCACCTTCACCCCTTGCGGTAGGAGTCGAGCGACATCTTGGAGCAGTTCTCGGTAGGTGTTGGCGGCAACCGAGGCACTGGGATGAGCCAACACACGCCAGCCTAGGGGTAAAGCACGACCGCGATGCACCACAGCCACCCGAATCAGACAATACTCATCCCAAAATAGTGAGGTGTCTAAGCTCAGGTACATCACCTCATCCTGCCAATCGGCTAAGGCGGCTTTGATGATGGGTTTGTAGAGTCGATGAATATTGATGCGGCTATTGCCCAGCCAGCGTCGGACTCGCCGCTGTTTACTTTGGGCAAACAATCCTCGACAGGGCAGATACGGCAGCCATTTCGTGAGGTTGACTGCTCCGGTTTGGATGACGGCGATGACCATCCAGATGCAGGTAGTCAGGTGGCTCAGATGCGCCCAGGGGATGTCTTGACCCAACCAGGTTTTCAGGGCATTGTAAATTTGGGAGTTTTTTTCACAGTTCTCCAGAGTTTTGTTGTGGTAACTCAATTCTAGAGGACTGACTCCCATTTCTTAATTCTCTGTATTTCAGTCAGGGCAACCTCTTTAGCTATCCCTACCACTTCTTTTGTCAGTCAATCAGGCTATGCACTGAGACAGAAAAAGAGATCCCACAGGGGATCTCTTTTTCTGTTAATTCAGCTTCATGGCTACAGTCGAACCTTGGGGCTAGTTCATCCCTAGGTATTCAGCTTCAGCTTCAAGCTGCTTCACTAAAGCTTCGTTACCAGAAGAGCGGGCAGATTCTAAACGTTGTTGGAGGCTTTTGCGAAGATTGTCGCGGTGGTTGGCTGCCGTGTTGCGGAGTACTTCTTTGCGTGTTTGGTTCAACATAATTAATCCCTCGATCGAAATAAAATGGTCTAAATCATTGGGGCACACTTTTAAGATATCACCATTCTCTGATAAATCGGGTTTTGTAACAAAAAAAGTAACAATTGCTACAGAATTTTAGCAGTACTTTCTTTCGGCTTCCAAGGATTTTCTTTCGATCACACAATAATGTTGACCTTGCTCACTGACTTTGGAGTTCAAGATGGTTACGTCGGCATCTTAAAAGGGGCGATCGCATCCATTGCCCCCCGCTGCACCATCGTTGATCTCACCCACCAGATTCCCCCGCAAAATATCGCAGCGGCCCGGTTTTGCCTGCTCAATGCCTATCGCTATTTTCCGGCGGGTACGGTGCATGTGGCGGTGGTTGATCCGGGGGTGGGGAGCGATCGCCACGCTGTCGCGATTCAAATTCAGGAGGGTTGGCTTGTGGGCCCGGATAATGGCCTGTTTAGTGGTGTTTTGCAAACCTCGCCGCCCCTCGCTGCCGTTACCTTGAATAATCCTCACTATTGGCGCACGCCTCACCCCAGTACCACCTTCCACGGTCGGGATATTTTCGCACCCGTGGGGGCGCATTTATCCTTAGGTGTGCCGCTCACAGAACTCGGCGATTCGCTCAATCCAAAACACTTAGTCTCCTTGCCGTTACCCGCAGTCACAGAAGACCCCACCGGACTCCACGGCACGATTCAACATATTGATCATTTCGGCAATTTAATCACGACAATTCCGGGGGAACGGCTACGTGATCGCGCCTGGGGGATCAAGGTGAGCGATCGCACCCTCCCCGCCGCCCACAGCTACAGCGATCGGCCCTGGGGGAGCGCGATCGCTTTAATCGGGAGCCATGGCTGGGTTGAAATTGCGATTAATGGCGGCAATGCCCAAGCCCAGTTAGAGGGGCAAATTGGCGCAGCTTGCACTCTGATCTGGCTAGATTTACCGTAGCCGCCGCCAAATCCAGCCCCAGACGGGAGGCGATCGCTACAGATGCGCCGCTAAAAATTCAAGGGTTTTCTCCCAAGCATCCAGCGCCGCCGCTGCCACGTAGCGCGTCCCCGACGGATTCGCAAAGGCATGACCCGCACCCTCATAGAGATGCACCTCAACGGACTTATCCAAATCCTTGAGGACGCGCTCAAATTCTGCCACGGTTTCCGGGGTCGGGTTGGTATCTTCCCCGCCAAAGAAGCCAATGATCGGCATTTCCAGGGTTGCCAGTTGCTCCGGATCAGTGGTGATGCCACCGCCGTAGTAAATCACCGCTGCATCAAGATCATCGGGGAACAGCAACGCCGTATTCAGCGACCAAGTACCACCAAAACACCAGCCCAAGCTAGCAATTTTCGGGGCTTGCTGAGTCTCATCTAAATAGGCGTAGGCTTGGCGAATGTTGGCGCGGGCGGCCTCTAGATTGTTTTGCACTGTGCCGACTAGGGCGCGGGCTTGGTTGGGGGCTTCGGCCACTGCGCCGTTATAGAGATCGATCGCGAGGGCGGTGTAGCCTTCCCCGGCAAGGCGGCGCGTCATCGTTTCAATATTTTCATTCAGCCCCCACCATTCGTGAATGACGATGATCGCGGGGCTGGGTTCAACACTGTCGGCGGGGCGGGCGAGATAGCCTTGCATCGGCAGATCTTCATCCGTCATGCCGTAGGTGACAGTTCCGGCGAGGACAGCTTGACTGGGGGCAAATTCAGTAATGGCCGATGCGATGGGCTGATCGCTGCGGTGCAGGGTATGGAGGCGATCGCTTTGGGCCATGGATTCCGGTGCTTGCACCATCGCCCAAAACAGAATGGTACAGCAGGCCGCGATCGCAGCAAGAAAAGCATTGCGCATAGTGATCGATGGGGATGAAAAACGCCCATAGTGTAACGAATTTGAAACACAATTGTGGCTATACTGGTGCAAAAGTATTAATCAACAGCCATGACAACGTGGAATTACGAAACAGCGATCGCTGAACTCGAAACCCTGATCACTCAACTGGAAACCGGCAATCTCCCCCTCGAACAAGTTTTTCAACAATTTGAAACCGCCACCCAACACCTGCAACAATGTGAGGCATTCTTGCAACAGGGTCAAACCCAAATGACCCTCCAGATCGAAACCCTCACCCCGCCCGATTCCCCCTAGCCGCCATGCCCAAATTTCACCCCAAAGCCCCCTATCTCGTCCTGATTTTTGGCTTAGGGTGCATTGTCGTGAGCCATCTCCTCGTCCCGATCAATCCGGAATACAGTCTTCCCGGTATCCCTGAATTCTTCAGCGTCGCCGTCCTCAGCGGTCTGCTCTACTACGCCCTTTACGGTGCAAAATCCCTCCGCCGCTCCCATTGGGTGATCCGCCCCCGCGAAAAATTTCTGCTGGGCTATATTTGGGCGATCGTGCTGCTAATCACCGGGCCGCGGGCATTGTGGTCGCTCTTCTTCACTCCCGGCCAAGTCTG
Coding sequences within:
- a CDS encoding urease accessory protein UreD, encoding MIVTNPYDVDAGGWQGELELDYGAIAGKTVLQRSYHRAPLKVQRSLYPEGDRCCHTVMLHTAGGIVGGDRLSTQITLAPDSHALLTTAAATKLYRSNGPEAEHRITAQVNAGAVLEWLPQEAIAFNGANYRQTMRIDLEPGGIFAGWEMTRFGRTARGEQFLSGMWRSQLELYQNGVPIWCDRQGLPGGMDTVNHPHSLNQQPIIGSFLWFGPPITPELLHTLRQLPPPPQGEFGLTTTQHQGLLARYRGASTTEVKQWFITLWQYLRQQQLDRPPLKLRIWG
- the recJ gene encoding single-stranded-DNA-specific exonuclease RecJ, whose product is MTQLPDQRWQLAPSQPDRIPALVAATGLSPLLVQVLLNRGITTPEEAQQHVDPELTTLPAPVDEFPDLAKSVGILQGAIADHDPIVICGDYDADGMTSTALLIRALRHWGAEVTYAIPSRMDEGYGINERIVEDCANAGVGVILTVDNGIAAYDPIHRAVDLGISVIVTDHHDLPPKLPPADAILNPKLLPETSPYRTLAGVGVAYVLAVATGQALGQLGGLTVTLLDLCTLGTIADLAALTGVNRRWVKRGLKTLPQSSLAGLQALMQLAQMDEKRKPMRPDAIGFRLGPRINAVGRIGDPAHVIELLTTDDPAIALTQATECETTNRRRRQLCEQIEQEAVALVETQDLPWRRDRVLVVYKPDWHHGVIGIVASRLVERYGVPVFICTQENPTTIRGSARSIPEFHVAQALDFCDDCLLKHGGHQAAGGFSVNLDQFPTFQRRLSEFAHQHLEPEHLKPCVFVDVEAQLSDITAALYQQIESLQPWGMGVNAPVFWSSEVAIADQRVLKGNHLKLKLAQGETVLDAIAWRWGDYFPLPSPLDVAYTVEENHWQGNTTLQLQLAGLRATPSTAAHPTTPQPTLAALPPPTPRKKAAHFTYKNRPYQCSLANAENELRIRNEQGQVLAVQRGQRTGLLGESREAAKPVDVTKPHFYSLIKTAIAALEAE
- the argA gene encoding amino-acid N-acetyltransferase; translation: MNELQSQGHAINRVSFFREAAPYIHSHRGKTFVVAFAGEVIASPKFPQIMQDLAIISSLGARLILVHGTRPQIDERLHNTNTPVQIHNGIRVTDLPTLLAAQEAIGFLRIRIENQLTHILNQPSISSHGLGIISGNFITARPMGIHDGVDYRFTGLIRRINHGLIQQQLDANHIVLLSPMGYSPTGEAYNLRYEHVAIVAAKALTADKLIFLSYQPLNMPRKLTLDEAQTYDHEFMLPALEALDDGVDRVHLIDAEMDGALLLEMYTRDGVGTMISEDKFEQLRSANVEDISSILNLIRPLENKGTLVKRSREHLEIEIHNFHVITRDDQVIACAALYNTDDDQVSELACFVVHPQYRGSQRGDKLLDHITQLAHQQGKTKLVALTTHTTDWFRERGFIKGSIEDLPPNKKSLYNYQRNSQVLFKQITE
- a CDS encoding Gfo/Idh/MocA family protein produces the protein MLNVGVLGTGFGQKIHLPGLQHHPQTQAIAVWNPELGKAKAIADQHHVPHAFHHLDKLLSLPELDAVTISTPPFLHYEMAKQAILAGKHILLEKPMTMTVAECQELHHLAQERGVIAVADFEFRFVPAWQRLAELLADGFVGKPRLIKIDWLVVSRADPSRPWNWYARQDQGGGALGAIGSHAFDYIHWLFGPVRSLCGHLSCAIPERPDPKDGNQLKPVDADDTGLILLELADGTPVQLSLSSVTYNGRGHWLEVYGDRGTLVLGSDNLKDYVHGFKLWGAPAGQPLTEQEIPKRLAFPQSFSDGRLAPFIRVVDHWVHCIDQGKPAAPSLAEGVYSQLLMDLTHESHRRRAWVDVPTLAAIA
- a CDS encoding chorismate lyase: MSRSTSPTLETRWHALAPLWQGHSPAIHTGLPHEQLAPAWQILMLGDGSPTRHLTLLTREVIEVDVIDMASIGMAPDDAPAQIEVVPGPRLRRQVWLRTASGQRLAYAVSWWDANHVDEYLQNRALPIWDNLSQLHSELYRDIQGIYYGDSAALAAEFQETGPFWGRHYLFWHSGQPLTLIYEVFSPYLQRYLGAMGGGDWLRSHPPSR
- the rplI gene encoding 50S ribosomal protein L9 gives rise to the protein MAKRVQVVLNQDVKKLGTNGDVVEVAPGYARNYLIPQGFAIPASPGILKMVAQRREKERLRLIEVKNQAEARKTALATVGRLRIYKQAGEGNAIFGTVTSQDVADVILEKAGQEIDKRNLTLPEINQLGTYQVEVKLHAEVTAMVEIEVAPQ
- a CDS encoding transposase; protein product: MGVSPLELSYHNKTLENCEKNSQIYNALKTWLGQDIPWAHLSHLTTCIWMVIAVIQTGAVNLTKWLPYLPCRGLFAQSKQRRVRRWLGNSRINIHRLYKPIIKAALADWQDEVMYLSLDTSLFWDEYCLIRVAVVHRGRALPLGWRVLAHPSASVAANTYRELLQDVARLLPQGVKVVLLADRGFVQTETMTLVRTFGWHYRIRIKSNTWLWHSAKGWSQPKAFHLKPGEALCWHNVKLHKGEWYGPVHVIFGRNNVNGEFWAVVSDEPTHLQTFAEYGLRFDIEEAFLDDQSGGWHLQSSQLRSVCVLSRLCFILALATLYVSAQGLEVVQSGKRRWVDPHWFRGNSYFRIGLEWIRTALLEGWRLIRLVAFFSNSDPEPAMASRPQHRQRSYRLEFQFCSFSYSPD